A part of Corynebacterium mustelae genomic DNA contains:
- a CDS encoding LysR family transcriptional regulator ArgP — MNPIHLQTLLAIVDEGSFEDAALTLGVSPSAVSQRIKALEKETGRVLLRRGAPVTATEAGEVLVQAARRMALLQAETLATLRGRIARVPLSVVVNADSLATWFCRVLADVASWDTATLTLRIEDESHSLNLLRSGDVLGAVTREKNPVSGCESIELGHMRYVSVANPWLLDRYTIDGQIDWAKMPALRFGPRDALQDDDLKGRVDEIPNNRRISQIPSAEAFMEATRVGLGWSFLPLQQAQPLLESGEITRLDDTVLEVPLYWQRWRLESPALERLTASVIEASESLRY, encoded by the coding sequence ATGAACCCGATTCACCTGCAAACTCTGCTAGCCATTGTCGATGAAGGCAGCTTCGAAGACGCCGCCCTCACATTGGGGGTCTCACCGTCAGCAGTCAGCCAGCGCATCAAAGCGTTAGAAAAAGAAACCGGCCGGGTGCTTCTTAGGAGAGGAGCGCCAGTAACTGCCACGGAAGCAGGAGAAGTGCTAGTGCAAGCGGCTCGCCGCATGGCCTTGCTGCAAGCCGAAACGTTAGCGACGTTGCGGGGGCGCATTGCGCGGGTACCGCTGTCAGTAGTGGTTAATGCGGACTCATTGGCAACATGGTTTTGCCGGGTGTTGGCTGATGTCGCTAGTTGGGACACTGCGACTCTAACCTTGCGAATTGAAGACGAATCCCATTCGCTTAACCTATTACGTAGTGGCGATGTTTTAGGGGCAGTGACCCGTGAGAAAAATCCTGTCTCCGGTTGTGAATCAATCGAATTGGGGCATATGAGGTATGTGTCCGTGGCAAACCCGTGGTTGCTTGATCGGTACACCATAGATGGTCAGATTGATTGGGCAAAGATGCCCGCTTTACGGTTCGGCCCACGTGATGCATTGCAGGACGATGATTTAAAGGGCCGAGTCGATGAGATACCGAATAATCGTCGTATTTCACAGATTCCGTCCGCCGAGGCTTTTATGGAGGCAACCCGGGTGGGATTAGGCTGGTCATTTTTGCCATTACAGCAGGCACAACCGCTACTTGAATCAGGAGAAATTACGCGCTTAGATGACACTGTGTTGGAAGTGCCGCTGTATTGGCAGCGGTGGCGCTTGGAATCACCAGCATTGGAACGGCTAACTGCGTCAGTGATTGAGGCTTCTGAGTCATTGCGGTATTAA
- a CDS encoding HNH endonuclease family protein, with the protein MASQLPEASISDSNADPYVAMLHGLPARVFDPNLPEYNRQAFGQRWSDDVAVEGGHNGCDTRNDTLARDLTEVAFKPGTRDCVVTSGVLADPYTGATINFVRGNGTSEEVPIDHVVALADAWYAGAHLWEESRRQDFANDPINLQATTKDANRAKSAKTADAWLPPNPDYQCDYARRQIEIKTRYYLAVTDAERFALEQVLGTCL; encoded by the coding sequence ATGGCTTCCCAACTGCCGGAGGCGTCGATAAGCGATAGCAACGCTGACCCCTACGTGGCCATGCTGCACGGCTTGCCTGCCCGCGTATTCGATCCGAATCTTCCAGAATACAATCGGCAGGCCTTTGGTCAGCGTTGGAGCGATGACGTTGCTGTTGAAGGCGGGCACAATGGTTGCGATACACGCAATGACACCCTTGCTCGTGATCTGACTGAGGTGGCTTTCAAGCCAGGCACCCGAGATTGTGTAGTGACAAGCGGTGTGTTAGCTGATCCTTACACGGGTGCAACGATTAACTTCGTGCGCGGAAATGGCACCAGCGAGGAAGTTCCGATCGACCATGTGGTTGCGCTTGCCGACGCCTGGTATGCCGGGGCGCATCTGTGGGAAGAATCTAGGCGGCAGGACTTCGCTAATGATCCGATAAATCTTCAAGCGACCACGAAGGACGCTAATCGTGCGAAAAGTGCAAAAACTGCGGATGCTTGGTTGCCGCCAAATCCGGATTATCAGTGTGACTACGCACGCAGGCAAATTGAAATAAAGACCCGATATTATTTGGCGGTGACGGATGCGGAGCGGTTTGCTTTAGAGCAGGTTTTAGGCACTTGTTTATAG
- a CDS encoding DoxX family protein, translated as MNENTRPDRASEFDDDIPAFPDGGGQAATSATNVYNKAGRAAPQSIAASESQTEVFVQPSAEETVVLDTPQTAEPIRYEEPVFTEEPQAPAPVTGAAVDTTPVYVEQPVVGVKRGTIDFGIFIVRIVLALYLLAESISTFFQLGRSPGLNGLEKEFAAYALPDILAIAVPTMQLAAGVFLLLGLITPFAAAIATVVTTFMAIHAVYVADSFNILNPTDSVWLGVILMGISVAVQFTGPGRISFDTTRSWATRPLVSSWIFAIIGVAGAVALWWFGAGVNPLN; from the coding sequence ATGAACGAGAACACACGACCAGATCGAGCTTCTGAATTTGACGACGACATTCCGGCATTTCCCGATGGTGGCGGCCAAGCTGCAACATCAGCAACAAATGTTTACAACAAGGCTGGCCGGGCGGCTCCGCAATCAATTGCGGCATCCGAGTCGCAAACTGAAGTGTTTGTGCAACCCTCCGCCGAAGAGACAGTAGTGCTTGACACCCCACAGACAGCAGAACCTATCCGTTACGAGGAACCAGTTTTCACAGAAGAACCACAAGCGCCAGCCCCAGTTACTGGCGCGGCTGTCGACACCACCCCCGTCTATGTGGAGCAGCCAGTCGTTGGTGTCAAACGTGGCACAATTGACTTCGGCATTTTCATTGTCCGGATCGTATTGGCGTTATATCTGCTTGCCGAATCAATATCTACTTTCTTCCAACTTGGACGTTCGCCAGGGCTGAACGGTTTAGAGAAAGAATTCGCAGCCTACGCGCTGCCAGATATTCTGGCGATCGCGGTACCAACCATGCAATTAGCAGCAGGTGTTTTCCTGCTGTTGGGGCTAATAACGCCGTTTGCCGCCGCGATTGCGACGGTGGTTACCACTTTCATGGCAATCCATGCAGTGTACGTCGCTGACTCATTTAACATTCTAAACCCCACCGATTCGGTGTGGCTTGGGGTTATCTTGATGGGCATTTCGGTGGCGGTTCAATTTACCGGCCCAGGACGAATTTCATTTGATACCACCCGCAGTTGGGCGACCCGGCCGCTGGTTTCTTCTTGGATTTTTGCCATTATCGGTGTCGCTGGCGCAGTTGCGTTGTGGTGGTTTGGTGCAGGTGTAAACCCGCTCAACTAA
- a CDS encoding glycosyltransferase family 87 protein, whose protein sequence is MTADTYLDRVSDFFASRPTLVRVLIGLGFVVSTVIMAWQTFGTSGHIDMIVYRAGAQAYLDGGSLYDQPFPAYDLMLPFIYPPFAALLLSPFTLLSPDASGYAMVGISSLLMLLCVWFLAHYLFPTSHRALLFIAWGWGFCLLAEPLRHNASFGQINMWLLALVFLDIVPRNRRLPQGWLIGVAAAIKLTPVVMLFVFLLRKDWRAIAAAVIGGAVATGIGALHNAKETWDFYTHAIFVMNDNSKIGVNVAYISNQSIKGVITRLWPSNEAANNATSTINVIWLVLVILTIAAFFLVISRLLKRNLFFEAALANSTLMLLISPISWSHHWVWLPLWLLMIFYYAASLRNTAVLWFATALSFFTLTIPPHWWLGDPKGDQDFQQILYMKLFMDDYFFWAIILTVIMTIAVPNMSRIRSQVLSK, encoded by the coding sequence GTGACAGCAGATACTTACCTCGACCGTGTTAGTGATTTTTTCGCTTCCCGACCAACACTAGTTCGGGTGCTTATCGGCCTAGGTTTTGTGGTTTCTACCGTGATCATGGCGTGGCAGACTTTCGGCACCTCCGGACACATCGACATGATCGTTTACCGGGCTGGTGCGCAGGCGTATCTTGATGGCGGTAGTCTATACGATCAACCATTTCCGGCTTATGATCTCATGCTGCCGTTCATCTATCCGCCATTTGCCGCACTGCTTCTCAGCCCGTTCACCTTACTCAGCCCCGATGCTTCAGGCTATGCGATGGTCGGGATTTCCTCACTTTTGATGCTACTGTGTGTGTGGTTTTTGGCGCACTACCTCTTCCCCACCTCTCATCGTGCACTACTTTTTATCGCGTGGGGTTGGGGTTTTTGTCTGCTCGCAGAACCACTGCGCCACAATGCATCCTTCGGCCAGATCAATATGTGGCTGTTGGCGCTGGTATTTTTAGATATTGTGCCCCGCAACCGGCGACTTCCGCAGGGGTGGCTCATTGGTGTGGCCGCAGCAATCAAGCTGACACCAGTCGTTATGTTGTTCGTGTTCTTGCTCAGAAAAGATTGGCGGGCGATTGCTGCGGCGGTTATTGGTGGCGCTGTCGCAACCGGCATAGGGGCACTACACAACGCGAAAGAAACCTGGGATTTCTATACCCATGCAATTTTCGTCATGAATGATAACTCCAAAATTGGGGTTAACGTCGCCTATATTTCCAATCAATCTATCAAAGGTGTTATCACCCGACTATGGCCATCGAACGAAGCCGCTAATAACGCCACCTCAACCATCAATGTCATTTGGCTAGTTCTGGTTATTCTGACAATTGCCGCGTTTTTCCTGGTAATTTCGCGGCTATTAAAACGTAACTTGTTCTTTGAAGCAGCTCTGGCAAACTCTACACTCATGCTGCTCATCTCCCCTATTTCGTGGTCGCATCACTGGGTGTGGTTGCCGCTGTGGCTCCTGATGATTTTCTACTACGCCGCCTCGTTACGAAATACCGCCGTACTGTGGTTCGCCACAGCATTGAGCTTTTTTACCCTCACCATCCCGCCGCATTGGTGGTTGGGAGATCCAAAAGGCGATCAAGACTTCCAACAGATCTTGTACATGAAACTTTTCATGGACGATTATTTCTTCTGGGCGATCATTCTGACCGTGATAATGACAATAGCGGTACCGAACATGAGCCGCATCAGGTCGCAGGTACTCTCTAAGTAG